A window of Castanea sativa cultivar Marrone di Chiusa Pesio chromosome 1, ASM4071231v1 contains these coding sequences:
- the LOC142640465 gene encoding ATP-dependent zinc metalloprotease FTSH 6, chloroplastic, with amino-acid sequence MSPALSLSLSHPPIFKSQDLSKDNTNHTKSTYRENPCQKTTVDIKISRRKLLKSTALGLTGGGLSVAQPARAEQESPVEATSSRMSYSRFLQYLDEGAVKKVDLFENGTVAIAEIFNPILNKIQRVKLQLPGLTQELLRKMKEKNVDFAAHPMQVNWWPAILDLLGNLALPLILLGSLLLRTSSTNTPGGPNLPFGLGRSKAKFQMEPNTGVTFDDVAGIDEAKQDFQEIVGFLKAPEKFTAVGAKIPKGVLLVGPPGTGKTLLAKAIAGEAGVPFFSLSGSEFIEMFVGVGASRVRDLFNKAKANSPCLVFIDEIDAVGRQRGTGIGGGNDEREQTLNQLLTEMDGFNGNTGVIVIAATNRPEILDSALLRPGRFDRQVTVGLPDVRGREEILKVHSNNKKLDKDVSLSVIAMRTPGFSGADLANLMNEAAILAGRRGKEKITMKEVDDSIDRIVAGMEGTKMTDGKNKILVAYHEIGHALCATLTPGHDPVQKVTLIPRGQARGLTWFLPGEDPVLISKQQLFARIIGGLGGRAAEEVIFGEPEITTGAAGDLQQITQIARQMVTMFGMSKIGPWALTDPVVQSSDVVLRMLARNSMSEKLAEDIDSSVRDIIESAYEIAKNHIRNSREAIDKLVDVLLEKETLTGDEFRAILSEFTDISSIKMDRTPIRDLIEA; translated from the exons ATGTCACCTgctttatctttatctctttCCCACCCTCCAATCTTCAAGTCTCAGGACCTCTCAAAGGATAACACCAACCACACAAAAAGTACTTACAGAGAAAACCCATGTCAGAAAACAACTGTAGACATCAAAATCAGTAGGAGAAAGCTATTAAAGTCAACTGCTTTGGGCCTTACTGGAGGAGGACTCTCTGTTGCTCAACCTGCAAGAGCTGAACAAGAGAGTCCAGTTGAAGCCACTTCAAGTAGAATGTCATACTCAAGATTCTTGCAGTACTTAGATGAAGGCGCTGTAAAGAAGGTAGACCTGTTTGAAAACGGGACTGTTGCCATTGCTGAGATATTCAATCCAATACTAAACAAAATCCAGAGGGTCAAACTTCAGCTACCTGGATTGACACAAGAATTGCTGaggaaaatgaaagagaagaaTGTAGACTTTGCTGCTCATCCAATGCAAGTGAACTGGTGGCCTGCAATACTAGATCTGTTGGGGAATCTGGCTCTTCCATTGATATTGCTTGGCAGTTTGCTGCTTAGAACATCATCTACAAACACTCCAGGAGGCCCTAACTTGCCATTTGGACTTGGAAG GAGCAAAGCTAAATTTCAAATGGAACCCAACACTGGAGTTACGTTTGATGATGTTGCTGGTATTGATGAAGCAAAGCAAGATTTTCAAGAGATTGTTGGGTTCTTGAAAGCCCCAGAAAAGTTTACTGCAGTTGGAGCTAAAATTCCTAAAGGAGTTCTTCTTGTTGGTCCACCTGGGACTGGAAAGACATTGTTGGCCAAGGCAATTGCTGGAGAAGCAGGggttcctttcttttctctatctGGGTCAGAGTTCATTGAGATGTTTGTTGGTGTGGGGGCTTCAAGAGTGAGGGACTTATTCAACAAAGCAAAGGCTAATTCCCCATGTTTGGTTTTTATTGATGAGATAGATGCTGTTGGGAGGCAGAGAGGAACAGGTATTGGTGGAGGAAATGATGAGAGGGAACAAACACTCAACCAGCTGCTTACTGAAATGGATGGTTTTAATGGAAACACTGGAGTGATTGTTATTGCTGCTACCAATCGACCAGAAATTCTTGATTCTGCTTTGCTTAGGCCAGGGAGGTTTGACAGACAG GTCACTGTTGGATTACCTGATGTGCGAGGGAGGGAAGAAATATTAAAGGTGCATAGCAACAACAAGAAACTTGATAAGGACGTATCTCTTAGTGTTATCGCCATGCGAACCCCAGGTTTCAGTGGTGCAGACCTGGCGAATCTTATGAATGAGGCTGCCATTCTTGCTGGTAGGAGAGGCAAAGAGAAGATCACAATGAAAGAGGTAGATGATTCAATTGATCGGATTGTGGCAGGAATGGAGGGAACCAAAATGACAGATGGGAAGAACAAAATTCTTGTGGCTTATCATGAAATTGGGCATGCATTGTGTGC GACTTTGACTCCAGGCCATGATCCAGTACAGAAAGTCACTCTAATCCCAAGGGGCCAAGCCCGTGGTCTAACTTGGTTCTTACCTGGTGAAGACCCTGTCCTCATCTCTAAGCAGCAACTATTTGCTAGAATAATTGGAGGCCTTGGAGGTCGTGCAGCAGAGGAAGTGATTTTTGGAGAACCAGAAATCACTACAGGTGCAGCTGGAGACTTGCAACAAATCACTCAGATAGCAAGACAG aTGGTAACAATGTTTGGCATGTCTAAGATTGGGCCATGGGCATTGACTGATCCAGTAGTGCAGAGCAGTGATGTAGTACTAAGGATGCTAGCTAGAAACTCTATGTCAGAAAAGCTTGCAGAAGACATAGATTCATCGGTACGAGATATAATAGAAAGTGCATATGAGATTGCAAAGAACCACATAAGAAATAGCCGTGAAGCTATTGATAAACTAGTGGATGTTCTCTTGGAGAAGGAAACCCTCACAGGTGATGAATTCAGGGCAATCCTATCTGAATTCACAGATATTTCTTCCATTAAGATGGATAGAACCCCTATCCGTGATTTGATAGAAGCCTAG
- the LOC142609570 gene encoding extracellular ribonuclease LE-like, producing MKGTYWRLILILIFQLHLQAALCDTEFNNVCNSAPKPQPPAREYDFIYFAQQWQLSVCNLRPCLKPARQVFSIHGLWPASYSRKTQCNCGSEFVPKKISDLVDKLNVEWPSMIHEDNTEYWKNEWESHGICSEAVLPQHAYFDAALKLKQKYNLVEILAQKDIYASGNVYSKGRITDAIKTATGHSPQIQCNLYKEIPLLTQIFLCLDYNATEIIECPPSKRCQNEELMIPYSLFNT from the exons ATGAAAGGAACGTATTGGAGGctcattctcattctcataTTCCAACTTCATCTTCAAGCAGCATTATGTGATACTGAGTTCAATAATGTCTGTAACTCTGCTCCGAAG CCGCAGCCACCAGCAAGAGAATATGATTTCATATACTTTGCTCAACAG tGGCAATTGTCTGTGTGTAACTTAAGGCCTTGCCTAAAACCAGCGAGGCAAGTTTTCAGCATTCACGGTCTCTGGCCAGCTAGTTATTCCAGGAAAACTCAATGCAATTGTGGCAGTGAGTTTGTTCCAAAAAAG ATTTCAGACCTTGTAGATAAGTTGAACGTGGAATGGCCATCAATGATACATGAGGATAATACCGAGTACTGGAAAAATGAGTGGGAAAGCCATGGAATTTGCTCCGAAGCTGTACTCCCTCAGCATGCTTATTTTGATGCAGCACTAAAACTTAAGCAAAAATATAACCTCGTGGAAATCCTAGCACAGAAAG ATATTTATGCAAGTGGAAACGTCTACAGCAAAGGTAGAATTACCGATGCCATTAAAACAGCTACCGGGCACAGTCCACAAATACAGTGTAACTTATACAAGGAAATACCTCTGCTCACACAGATCTTCCTGTGCTTAGACTACAATGCAACTGAGATCATTGAGTGCCCCCCAAGCAAGAGATGTCAGAATGAGGAATTAATGATTCCTTACTCTTTGTTTAATACctag